The Ovis aries strain OAR_USU_Benz2616 breed Rambouillet chromosome 6, ARS-UI_Ramb_v3.0, whole genome shotgun sequence genome includes a window with the following:
- the LOC101103238 gene encoding C-X-C motif chemokine 6, with protein sequence MRLLSSRAARLSGPSGSLCALLALLLLTPPVPLASAGPVAAVVRELRCVCLTTTPGIHPKMVSDLQVTAAGPQCSKVEVVATLKNGREVCLDPEAPLIKKIVQKILDSGKNN encoded by the exons ATGAGACTGCTATCCAGCCGCGCCGCCCGCCTCTCCGGCCCCTCGGGCTCCCTGTGCGCGCTGCtcgcgctgctgctgctgacgcCGCCCGTGCCCCTCGCCAGCG CTGGTCCTGTCGCGGCCGTTGTGAGAGAGCTGCGTTGTGTGTGTTTAACCACCACCCCGGGAATTCATCCCAAAATGGTCAGTGATCTGCAGGTGACCGCCGCGGGACCGCAGTGCTCCAAGGTGGAAGTGGT AGCCACCTTGAAGAATGGAAGGGAAGTCTGTCTGGACCCAGAAGCTCCTTTGATCAAGAAGATCGTCCAGAAAATATTGGACAG TGGAAAGAACAATTAA